The stretch of DNA TCATCCTTGCTGAATTATCCCATCTTCTGAGATTTGCATATATCTTCGATGATATTATATAATTACCCGAATTTGTTGGTTCCATCTCTAGAAGTAGCTGCATTACTCGTTTCACCAACATCAATATTTTTGAGCTTTTGACAGGCaccaagcaatgctccaaataaaatctCATCTGGTTTTTGAGGCATCTTCTCAATAAACTCCCATGCTTCATATACGCGACCAGCACGAACAAAAGGTCAAACATGCAAGAGAAATGCTAAACTTTTGGAACCAATCCAAATGATGAACTCATTATATCAAACAAGTGCCTGCCTTCATTAACCAATCCTGCATGTACACATGCGGAGAGTACTCCAACAAACGTGACATCATCAGGACGGGAATCACTACTCTTGAGTGACATGCGCTTAAACAGGGATAATGCCTCTTGTGCTTTTCAGTGAAAGGCAAGAGCAACGATCATTTCCTTCCAAAAGACTTCATTTTTTCTAGGCATGCTTTCAAAAATTTGATATGCATCATCCAGATTGCCGCATTTTGCATAGATTTGAATTAAAGGCAGTAGCAACATATATGTGATGCTTATACCCCTGCTTGATGCATAGTCATCGATGCCTTTTCCAAAATCCAGAGCTCCAATTGCAGCCATCACACGCACACCATTTTCTCTTAACAAGTATGACCAACTTTCTTGAACTTAAACATCAATACCTACAACGTGAAGAAACTCATAAGACAATATAATATATTAAGTGTGTTGTAGACTTCCTTGACTTGtcctttaaaattttaaactatcATCGCTGCTTACACTGTAATCATATAACATGAGGTAAGAAATGGAGCACATGAAATAAAGACAAGAAAAATTTAAGCTGATTAATTAGCGAGCAATAATTTGAGACTGTTTAAATCTTACACACAATTATTGATGACGACAGTAAGGCAATCATTCCCCATGCTCTTTTGCTCTTCTTGAAGTTCTTCCACTGATTTTGCAGCGGACATACTGCAGTCATACAATTCTATTGACTCCAAGCTATAAATTTCTCCAAAGTCTTTAGGGATTTCTTCCAGGCCTATGCAGCTTCTCAGAACTAGGCGTTGTAGTTTTGGGAAGTTAACACTCCCAGCTTCCCAGTGCCTCAGAAACGTCACACTGATTAGGAGGAACTTAAGTTGACTGAAAATCTCTTCATCATTTAATCTCCACTCATCATTTTCAAATACATCTTTTATTTTAAGCACTTCGAGGTTTGGCAACATTACAATATTTGTCATGTCTTCCAGTGGAAAAAGAGTATTTGTTAAAGTCAACCTCTTAAGAGATgtaggtaaagaaaacttccttGGTAGCTGGCGACGGTAGCGTCCTTGGTACTTGAACTTCAATATTTCAAGTTCTTTTAAACAGGAAAGACTATCTAGGTGCTGGTAAATCTTATCTCTCTTGCATTCGCTCCAATTTCCATGAATCTTCAGCCTCTTAAGATTTGGAATAGCAGAAAACATTTCATAAGTACAGCTGGACAAATTTAGACAGGAAAGTCCCTCCAAATTTTCTAGCTTGAAACCAGACTTAGGGATTGCAAGAGAAAAGACTCTCTTGACGACTTGAAGATGCCTAAAATGTTTCATTTCCCAAATTGTCTCAGGTATAGTTGGAGGTTTAAGAGCTTCATGACGAAAAATGAAGGTCTGCAGATTGTATAGCTTTGACACTAACAGGTGAATATCATCACTACACCAGAACTGAAGGTATCTGAGATGTACTAATTTTGTTATCTCAAGAGGGAAATCTTGAAACTCATAATAAGGGATTACCAACACTCTTAGCAGTTTGAAGTGCTCAAAATGAAAAAATCCACCAAATCCACGTAAGTGCACTGTTCGGATGAGACTGGACTCCTCACAGCAATCAGCCTCATAAATGTACGGATGGAAGCTGTAGCGACGAACATGAAGCTTCTTTGCCGAAGGATTCGTGGCTTCGTGAGTTCTAGTAACCTGCAAGAACTTCTCTTTCTCAGCTTCTCTTAAAATCAAGTCGCGAACCAGATCATGGACACCACATGTTCTCGCCTCGCCATTAAATCTCCTCTTTCTAACCATTATCAGATGCCTACTAACAAGATCCTCCCAACAATCTCTTCCCTGTTCCATGCTTTTGAGCTTTTCTTTCCCTAGAAAACCCTCAGAAACCCATAAGTTGATCAACATCACAATGTTAACCTCGCTATCTTCTGGAAAGACTCCCATGTAAAGGAAACATGGTTTAAGGTGATTAGGTAAGTAATTGTAACTCATAGCAAGCACTCCTAGacatttatctgattcattagcAGCAACTATACTTACACTTTTGGCAACATCTCTCCAACTTTCTGGTGTTCTAGCAATTTTAGAGAGATGTCCTGCAACCACTAGAAGAGCTAAAGGTAGTCCTTGGCATTTTTGTGCTACTTGCTTCCCGATATCCTTTAGTTCAGGAGGACAAATCTCATGTTTTACCCCAAACACCttgtcatgaagtaacttccAACTTTCATCTGAACTCAAGAGTTTCATCTCATGAGGAGGGCTGTCAGGGTCAGCATGAATAGCCAGATCTTTAAgcctactagtcaaaataattcgactACCATTGTTGTCGTCTGGAAAATTTCTTGTCATAAGATCCCAGACATCATTACTCCAAATATCATCCATGACAACTAGATACCTCTTACGCTTTAAGTTTTTGTATATCATATCCATCAGTTGATCATCAGTCTCTTTTATCTCATTTGAAGTACAAGAAAGAACACCTAACAACAAATCTCTAATTCGGTATTCTTGAGAGACTGTCACCCAAACATGGAAATCAAACCGATGCCTGATTTCAGAATCATCGTATGCCTTTTTAGCAAGTGTCGTTTTGCCTATCCCCCCCATTCCCAGAATTGGGACAACTTCTCGAGTAGACGGGGGCCCTGTTAATCTTCTCTTGATTTTTATCAAGTCGTCCTCAAGACCTACAACAATAGTTTCTAGCTTCAGATTTGCAACTTGTCTAGATGAATGACCCAGCTGCAGATTCTCATTCATTGGATCACCATAGCCATGGATTTTATCTGTACTGAAACTACTTCCAATCACCTCCCTTTTCACAAGGTCAATCTTTTCTACAAGTGGAGGCAAGATTTCGCATAATGCCTTGCTTGCTATCGTTCGATCCAGTTGATTAATTTCATATATCTTTAGTTCAATCACATCCTCTGCTTCATTTACTACAGTTCTAATATCTCTCTCCAGCTCTTTAATATGTCCATGATCTTGACTTCTCTTGCTCGTGTTCTCGAGAAAGTTTTGGAAA from Nicotiana tomentosiformis chromosome 11, ASM39032v3, whole genome shotgun sequence encodes:
- the LOC104118895 gene encoding putative late blight resistance protein homolog R1A-10 isoform X1 produces the protein MAYVAVISLLRTLEQFVQLQPHWISAEIRIMVDSLLVSLEYFQNFLENTSKRSQDHGHIKELERDIRTVVNEAEDVIELKIYEINQLDRTIASKALCEILPPLVEKIDLVKREVIGSSFSTDKIHGYGDPMNENLQLGHSSRQVANLKLETIVVGLEDDLIKIKRRLTGPPSTREVVPILGMGGIGKTTLAKKAYDDSEIRHRFDFHVWVTVSQEYRIRDLLLGVLSCTSNEIKETDDQLMDMIYKNLKRKRYLVVMDDIWSNDVWDLMTRNFPDDNNGSRIILTSRLKDLAIHADPDSPPHEMKLLSSDESWKLLHDKVFGVKHEICPPELKDIGKQVAQKCQGLPLALLVVAGHLSKIARTPESWRDVAKSVSIVAANESDKCLGVLAMSYNYLPNHLKPCFLYMGVFPEDSEVNIVMLINLWVSEGFLGKEKLKSMEQGRDCWEDLVSRHLIMVRKRRFNGEARTCGVHDLVRDLILREAEKEKFLQVTRTHEATNPSAKKLHVRRYSFHPYIYEADCCEESSLIRTVHLRGFGGFFHFEHFKLLRVLVIPYYEFQDFPLEITKLVHLRYLQFWCSDDIHLLVSKLYNLQTFIFRHEALKPPTIPETIWEMKHFRHLQVVKRVFSLAIPKSGFKLENLEGLSCLNLSSCTYEMFSAIPNLKRLKIHGNWSECKRDKIYQHLDSLSCLKELEILKFKYQGRYRRQLPRKFSLPTSLKRLTLTNTLFPLEDMTNIVMLPNLEVLKIKDVFENDEWRLNDEEIFSQLKFLLISVTFLRHWEAGSVNFPKLQRLVLRSCIGLEEIPKDFGEIYSLESIELYDCSMSAAKSVEELQEEQKSMGNDCLTVVINNCIDV
- the LOC104118895 gene encoding putative late blight resistance protein homolog R1A-10 isoform X2 is translated as MAYVAVISLLRTLEQFVQLQPHWISAEIRIMVDSLLVSLEYFQNFLENTSKRSQDHGHIKELERDIRTVVNEAEDVIELKIYEINQLDRTIASKALCEILPPLVEKIDLVKREVIGSSFSTDKIHGYGDPMNENLQLGHSSRQVANLKLETIVVGLEDDLIKIKRRLTGPPSTREVVPILGMGGIGKTTLAKKAYDDSEIRHRFDFHVWVTVSQEYRIRDLLLGVLSCTSNEIKETDDQLMDMIYKNLKRKRYLVVMDDIWSNDVWDLMTRNFPDDNNGSRIILTSRLKDLAIHADPDSPPHEMKLLSSDESWKLLHDKVFGVKHEICPPELKDIGKQVAQKCQGLPLALLVVAGHLSKIARTPESWRDVAKSVSIVAANESDKCLGVLAMSYNYLPNHLKPCFLYMGVFPEDSEVNIVMLINLWVSEGFLGKEKLKSMEQGRDCWEDLVSRHLIMVRKRRFNGEARTCGVHDLVRDLILREAEKEKFLQVTRTHEATNPSAKKLHVRRYSFHPYIYEADCCEESSLIRTVHLRGFGGFFHFEHFKLLRVLVIPYYEFQDFPLEITKLVHLRYLQFWCSDDIHLLVSKLYNLQTFIFRHEALKPPTIPETIWEMKHFRHLQVVKRVFSLAIPKSGFKLENLEGLSCLNLSSCTYEMFSAIPNLKRLKIHGNWSECKRDKIYQHLDSLSCLKELEILKFKYQGRYRRQLPRKFSLPTSLKRLTLTNTLFPLEDMTNIVMLPNLEVLKIKDVFENDEWRLNDEEIFSQLKFLLISVTFLRHWEAGSVNFPKLQRLVLRSCIGLEEIPKDFGEIYSLESIELYDCSMSAAKSVEELQEEQKSMGNDCLTVVINNCVY